The proteins below come from a single Onychomys torridus chromosome 18, mOncTor1.1, whole genome shotgun sequence genomic window:
- the Sik1 gene encoding serine/threonine-protein kinase SIK1, with product MVIMSEFSAVPSGTGQGQQKPLRVGFYDVERTLGKGNFAVVKLARHRVTKTQVAIKIIDKTRLDSSNLEKIYREVQLMKLLNHPHIIKLYQVMETKDMLYIVTEFAKNGEMFDYLTSNGHLSENEARKKFWQILSAVEYCHNHHIVHRDLKTENMLLDSNMDIKLADFGFGNFYKPGEPLSTWCGSPPYAAPEVFEGKEYEGPQLDIWSLGVVLYVLVCGSLPFDGPNLPTLRQRVLEGRFRIPFFMSQDCETLIRRMLVVDPAKRITIAQIRQHRWMQADPTLLQQDDPTYSMQGYTSNLGDYNEQVLGIMQALGIDRQRTVESLQNSSYNHFAAIYYLLLERLKEHRSTQPSSRPSPVPARQPRLRSSDLSSLEVPQEILPCDPFRPSLLCPQPQALAQSVLQAEMDCDLHSSLQPFLFPVDTNCSGVFRHRSVSPSSLLDTAICEEARQGPGLEEEQEAQEPPSGSTGRRHTLAEVSTHFSPLNPPCIIVSSSATVSPSEGTSSDSCLPFSASEGPAGLGGGLATPGLLGTSSPVRLASPFLGSQSATPVLQAQAGLGTAVLLPVSFQEGRRASDTSLTQGLKAFRQQLRKNARTKGFLGLNKIKGLARQVCQSSIRAPRGGMSTFHTPAPSSGLQGCTASSREGRSLLEEVLHQQRLLQLQHHSVTPPGCQQGPQPSPVPYMLTPCDGLLMSGIPLLPTPLLQAGMSPVASAAQLLDAHLHISAGPVALPAGPLPQCLTRLAPSCDPTGLPQGDCEMEDLTSGQRGTFVLVQ from the exons ATGGTGATCATGTCGGAGTTCAGCGCGGTCCCCTCAGGCACCGGCCAGGGCCAGCAGAAGCCCCTCCGGGTGGGCTTTTACGACGTGGAAAGGACCCTGGGCAAAGGCAATTTTGCGGTGGTTAAGCTGGCGCGGCACCGAGTCACCAAAACGCAG gttgcaataaaaataattgacaaGACACGGTTAGATTCTAGCAATCTGGAGAAGATCTACCGGGAGGTCCAGCTCATGAAGCTCCTCAATCACCCGCACATCATCAAGCTCTACCAG GTTATGGAGACGAAGGATATGCTTTACATTGTCACGGAGTTTgcaaaaaatggagaaatgttcG ATTATCTGACTTCGAATGGGCACCTGAGTGAAAACGAGGCTAGGAAGAAGTTCTGGCAGATTCTGTCAGCAGTGGAGTACTGCCACAACCATCACATAGTCCACCGGGACCTCAAGACGGAGAACATGCTGCTGGACAGCAACATGGACATCAAGCTGGCAG ATTTCGGATTTGGGAATTTCTACAAGCCGGGAGAGCCCCTGTCCACGTGGTGCGGGAGCCCCCCCTATGCAGCTCCCGAAGTCTTTGAGGGGAAGGAGTACGAAGGCCCCCAGCTGGACATCTGG AGCCTTGGCGTGGTGTTGTACGTCCTCGTCTGTGGCTCCCTCCCTTTCGATGGACCCAACCTGCCGACCCTGAGACAGCGGGTGTTGGAGGGCCGGTTCCGCATCCCCTTCTTCATGTCTCAAG ACTGTGAGACACTGATCCGGCGCATGCTGGTAGTGGACCCTGCCAAGCGCATCACCATTGCCCAGATCCGCCAGCACCGGTGGATGCAGGCTGACCCCACCCTCCTGCAGCAGGATGACCCCACCTACTCCATGCAGGGCTACACCTCCAACCTGGGCGACTACAATGAGCAGGTGCTGGGTATCATGCAGGCCCTTGGCATCGACCGGCAGAGGACAGTGGAG TCTCTGCAGAACAGCAGTTACAACCACTTCGCTGCCATTTACTACCTCCTGCTGGAACGCCTCAAAGAGCACAGAAGCACCCAGCCCTCGTCCCGGCCCAGCCCCGTACCCGCCAGACAGCCCCGGCTCCGAAGCTCGGACCTCAGCAGTCTGGAG gtgcCTCAAGAAATTCTCCCGTGTGACCCTTTCCGGCCTTCTCTGCTGTGCCCGCAGCCCCAGGCCTTGGCTCAGTCTGTCCTGCAGGCCGAGATGGACTGTGATCTCCACAGCTCACTGCAG cccttcctcttccccgtGGATACCAACTGCAGTGGAGTGTTCCGGCACCGTTCCGTCTCCCCCAGCAGCCTCCTGGACACAGCTATCTGCGAGGAGGCCAGGCAGGGTCCCGGcctggaggaagagcaggaagcccaGGAACCCCCTTCTGGCAGCACAGGCCGAAGGCATACACTGGCTGAAGTCTCCACCCATTTCTCCCCACTCAACCCTCCTT GCATAATCGTCTCCTCCTCTGCCACGGTGAGTCCCTCCGAAGGAACGAGCTCCGACAGCTGCCTCCCCTTCTCTGCAAGTGAAGGTCCTGCAGGGCTCGGTGGTGGCCTGGCCACCCCAGGGCTGCTGGGCACCAGCTCTCCAGTCAGATTGGCCTCGCCTTTCCTGGGCTCACAGTCGGCCACCCCTGTGCTACAGGCTCAGGCGGGTCTGGGCACAGCTGTCCTACTGCCTGTCAGCTTCCAGGAGGGACGGAGGGCGTCAGATACCTCACTCACTCAAG GGTTGAAGGCCTTTCGGCAGCAGCTGAGGAAAAACGCAAGGACCAAGGGGTTCCTGGGGCTGAACAAGATCAAAGGGTTGGCCCGCCAGGTGTGCCAGTCCTCCATCCGAGCTCCCCGGGGAGGCATGAGTACCTTCCACACCCCAGCCCCAAGCTCTGGCCTGCAAGGGTGCACGGCCAGCAGTCGGGAAGGCAGGAGCCTGCTTGAAGAGGTGCTGCACCAGCAGAG GCTGCTCCAGTTACAGCACCACTCCGTCACCCCCCCTGGCTGCCAGCAGGGCCCTCAGCCATCCCCAGTCCCGTACATGCTCACTCCCTGTGACGGCCTCCTCATGTCTGGGATCCCGCTGCTTCCCACACCTCTCCTCCAGGCTGGAATGTCCCCTGTGGCGTCTGCTGCCCAGCTCCTGGATGCCCACCTGCACATCAGTGCTGGCCCAGTGGCTCTACCCGCTGGGCCCCTGCCACAGTGCctcaccaggctggccccaagctGTGACCCCACTGGGCTGCCACAGGGAGACTGTGAGATGGAGGACCTGACCTCTGGCCAGCGGGGGACATTTGTCTTGGTACAGTGA